The following are encoded together in the Streptomyces asoensis genome:
- a CDS encoding helix-turn-helix domain-containing protein, with the protein MSATEFAELLRELKERSGLSYGTLSKRLHMSTSTLHRYCNGDAVPTDYAPVERLARLCKASPQELVELHRRWVLADAVRGRKPEPRGTAGTGAAGTGPGTPDAHATPTAEAEGAGAAGAGGAGGAEGAEAGGAGGAEGAEAGGAGGAGGAAGGGGRRVRRSLVLAGAGAAAALGSVVLALALTLPGGGSGDGDDGRPAGNGTSVQGRGAQGTPSSPASASASVSVKPSASAPAAGPASPSASAAASSAAPGTDAGAGDSVPLTVSTRPYAWIDPCSQHYLIERGPEGVKPPPVEQDAPAWVARHRAVSAGEQFVQITVQGTGEKTVVVESLTVRTVAKAAPLAWNDYAMGYPGVGCGGGMPTRAFSVALDAARPSLVPEAGHRDFPFTVSESDPEVYYVTADASAYDVRWYLELAWSSGSRHGTVTIDDEGKPFRTSGNNGRPDYEFPLGGFAWNRVGAATATP; encoded by the coding sequence GTGTCGGCGACCGAGTTCGCGGAGCTGCTGCGGGAGCTGAAGGAACGGTCCGGGCTCAGCTACGGGACGCTCTCGAAACGGCTCCACATGAGTACGTCGACGCTCCACCGCTACTGCAACGGGGACGCCGTCCCCACCGACTACGCGCCCGTCGAGCGGCTCGCCCGGCTCTGCAAGGCATCGCCGCAGGAGCTCGTCGAGCTGCACCGGCGGTGGGTGCTCGCGGACGCGGTGCGGGGCAGGAAACCGGAGCCGAGGGGCACGGCGGGCACCGGCGCCGCCGGGACCGGACCCGGTACGCCCGACGCCCACGCCACGCCCACGGCGGAAGCCGAGGGCGCGGGAGCCGCGGGAGCCGGGGGAGCCGGGGGAGCCGAGGGCGCGGAAGCGGGAGGAGCCGGGGGAGCGGAGGGTGCGGAAGCCGGGGGAGCCGGGGGAGCCGGGGGGGCGGCGGGTGGGGGTGGTCGTCGGGTCCGGCGGTCCCTGGTCCTCGCCGGGGCAGGTGCCGCGGCCGCCCTCGGCTCCGTCGTACTGGCGCTCGCCCTGACCCTGCCGGGCGGCGGGTCCGGCGACGGGGACGACGGCCGCCCGGCGGGGAACGGGACGTCCGTGCAGGGCAGGGGAGCGCAGGGCACCCCCTCCTCGCCTGCGTCCGCCTCCGCCTCCGTGTCGGTGAAGCCGTCCGCCTCGGCCCCGGCGGCGGGGCCCGCCTCGCCGTCCGCCTCCGCGGCAGCCTCCTCGGCGGCGCCGGGTACGGACGCGGGGGCCGGTGACTCCGTCCCGCTGACGGTCAGCACCCGCCCCTACGCCTGGATCGACCCCTGTAGCCAGCACTACCTGATCGAGCGGGGGCCGGAGGGGGTCAAGCCGCCGCCCGTGGAGCAGGACGCGCCCGCCTGGGTGGCCCGGCACAGAGCGGTGTCGGCGGGCGAGCAGTTCGTGCAGATCACCGTGCAGGGGACCGGCGAGAAGACCGTCGTGGTGGAGAGCCTCACGGTCCGGACCGTCGCCAAGGCCGCGCCGCTCGCCTGGAACGACTACGCCATGGGATACCCGGGCGTCGGCTGCGGCGGCGGTATGCCGACGCGCGCCTTCTCCGTCGCGCTCGACGCGGCCCGGCCGTCGCTGGTGCCCGAAGCGGGGCACAGGGACTTCCCGTTCACGGTGAGCGAGTCCGACCCGGAGGTCTACTACGTCACCGCCGACGCCTCCGCGTACGACGTGCGCTGGTACCTGGAGCTCGCCTGGTCCAGCGGCTCGCGGCACGGCACGGTGACGATCGACGACGAGGGGAAGCCCTTCCGCACCAGCGGGAACAACGGACGGCCGGACTACGAGTTCCCGCTCGGCGGGTTCGCGTGGAACCGGGTGGGGGCCGCCACCGCGACGCCGTGA
- a CDS encoding DUF4253 domain-containing protein — MATLPNPLPGLTTDPSGRSLGLQLPPGSLIDETEDGPWHEPLLWHAQQPASPGTWRALGAQAARAGLLPVLVDLGGSQGGPARWELMPGDMSYPGDHDADEVLAEYWEGDAEDELPARLEPFGPDWPGLAPAATPTATPAARAASVADSLTDGTRPWPKEPHLALVAARRSADIPAAIGWTGPLNHENDVARLCAVLRSWEDRFGIRVVALGFDTLVVSVAAPPTTPAEAERVAAEHFAFCPDTATAHGPDTLRAYAAELVDAPLWTFWWD; from the coding sequence ATGGCGACTCTTCCCAACCCGCTGCCCGGGCTCACGACCGACCCGAGCGGCCGCTCCCTGGGGCTGCAACTCCCCCCGGGGAGCCTGATCGACGAGACCGAGGACGGTCCCTGGCACGAGCCGCTGCTGTGGCACGCGCAGCAGCCGGCCTCGCCCGGCACCTGGCGGGCCCTCGGCGCGCAGGCCGCCCGTGCGGGCCTGCTTCCGGTCCTCGTCGACCTGGGCGGCTCCCAGGGCGGTCCCGCGCGGTGGGAGCTGATGCCGGGCGACATGTCGTACCCGGGCGATCATGACGCCGACGAGGTCCTCGCGGAGTACTGGGAGGGCGACGCGGAGGACGAACTGCCCGCGCGTTTGGAGCCGTTCGGCCCTGACTGGCCCGGCCTGGCCCCCGCCGCCACGCCGACCGCGACCCCCGCCGCCCGCGCGGCCTCCGTCGCCGACTCCCTGACGGACGGCACCCGGCCCTGGCCGAAGGAGCCGCATCTCGCCCTGGTCGCGGCCCGGCGCTCCGCCGACATCCCGGCGGCGATCGGCTGGACCGGCCCGCTGAACCACGAGAACGACGTCGCCCGGCTGTGCGCGGTGCTCCGCTCCTGGGAGGACCGCTTCGGCATACGGGTGGTGGCACTCGGCTTCGACACGCTGGTCGTGTCCGTCGCGGCTCCGCCGACCACCCCGGCCGAGGCCGAGCGGGTGGCGGCGGAACACTTCGCGTTCTGCCCGGACACCGCCACCGCGCACGGCCCGGACACCCTGCGCGCCTATGCCGCCGAACTGGTCGACGCACCCCTGTGGACCTTCTGGTGGGACTGA
- a CDS encoding DUF4232 domain-containing protein, whose translation MRIRRTRHLLAVTALTALALTACQNGTGVQDEGASQPASDSSTATAQQTGPGAASGSAAGSATGADTKPAGTSSDLADGTSGSTGKGIGKGTATSTGKSTGKGTGTGGTASRVLCNGSNTKVTAQPLARPLNHMLITVTNTGSKLCDLTYWPVLRFDEMQWAPQAAEETQPQAVTSLAPGESGYAGVLLSAADGSGDGGTTAKKLAVAFQGYTPNSDGGASAMPSLPAKGVYYDSSLTVTYWQQDRDDALSW comes from the coding sequence ATGCGTATCCGCCGCACCCGCCACCTGCTCGCCGTCACCGCCCTGACCGCCCTCGCGCTCACGGCGTGCCAGAACGGGACGGGCGTCCAGGACGAGGGCGCGTCACAGCCGGCGTCGGACTCGTCGACGGCCACCGCACAGCAGACGGGGCCCGGCGCCGCGTCCGGTTCCGCCGCCGGCTCGGCGACCGGCGCGGACACGAAGCCGGCCGGCACCTCCTCGGACCTGGCTGACGGCACGTCCGGCTCGACCGGCAAGGGCATCGGCAAGGGCACCGCCACGAGCACGGGAAAGAGCACCGGGAAGGGCACGGGCACCGGCGGCACCGCGTCCCGTGTCCTGTGCAACGGCTCGAACACCAAGGTCACCGCACAGCCGTTGGCCCGGCCGCTCAACCACATGCTGATCACGGTGACCAACACCGGCAGCAAGCTGTGCGACCTGACCTACTGGCCGGTGCTGCGCTTCGACGAGATGCAGTGGGCGCCGCAGGCCGCCGAGGAGACGCAGCCGCAGGCGGTGACGAGTCTCGCGCCCGGTGAGTCCGGCTACGCCGGGGTCCTGCTCTCGGCCGCCGACGGCAGCGGCGACGGGGGCACGACGGCGAAGAAGCTGGCCGTCGCCTTCCAGGGCTACACCCCGAACAGCGACGGCGGTGCCTCCGCGATGCCGTCCCTGCCCGCCAAGGGCGTCTACTACGACAGCTCGCTGACGGTGACGTACTGGCAGCAGGACCGGGACGACGCGCTCAGCTGGTGA
- the hemB gene encoding porphobilinogen synthase — translation MTKYGSFPGTRPRRLRTTPVMRRMVAETRLHPADFILPAFVREGVSEPVPIQAMPGVVQHTRDSLKKAALEAVQAGISGIMLFGVPEESKKDALGTPGTDPDGILQLAIRDVRAEVGDDLLVMSDLCLDETIDHGHCGVLDDEGRVDNDATLERYAEMAQVQADAGAHVVGPSGMMDGQIGVIRDALDQIGREDVSILAYTAKYSSAFYGPFREAVGSSLKGDRKTYQQDPANLRESMRELALDLEEGADMVMVKPAGPYLDVLARVADAVDVPVAAYQISGEYSMVEAAAEKGWVDRDRAIFETLTGIKRAGARNILTYWATEAALKLR, via the coding sequence ATGACGAAGTACGGATCCTTCCCCGGTACGCGTCCCCGGCGGCTGCGCACCACCCCCGTCATGCGGCGCATGGTCGCGGAGACCCGGCTGCACCCGGCCGACTTCATCCTCCCCGCGTTCGTGCGGGAGGGCGTGAGCGAGCCCGTGCCGATCCAGGCCATGCCCGGCGTCGTGCAGCACACCCGGGACAGCCTCAAGAAGGCCGCGCTGGAGGCCGTGCAGGCGGGGATCTCCGGGATCATGCTCTTCGGCGTGCCGGAGGAGTCCAAGAAGGACGCGCTCGGGACGCCGGGGACGGATCCGGACGGCATCCTCCAGCTCGCCATCCGCGACGTGCGGGCCGAGGTCGGGGACGACCTGCTCGTCATGTCCGACCTGTGCCTGGACGAGACGATCGACCACGGGCACTGCGGGGTGCTGGACGACGAGGGGCGCGTCGACAACGACGCCACCCTCGAGCGGTACGCGGAGATGGCCCAGGTCCAGGCCGACGCCGGCGCCCATGTCGTCGGGCCCAGCGGGATGATGGACGGGCAGATCGGGGTGATCCGCGACGCCCTCGACCAGATCGGGCGGGAGGACGTCTCGATCCTCGCCTACACGGCCAAGTACTCCTCCGCCTTCTACGGCCCCTTCCGGGAGGCCGTCGGGTCCTCGCTCAAGGGCGACCGCAAGACGTACCAGCAGGACCCCGCCAACCTCCGTGAGTCGATGCGCGAACTGGCGCTGGACCTGGAGGAGGGCGCCGACATGGTCATGGTGAAGCCGGCCGGACCCTACCTGGACGTGCTGGCCCGGGTCGCCGACGCCGTGGACGTGCCGGTCGCCGCCTACCAGATCTCCGGCGAGTACTCGATGGTCGAGGCCGCCGCCGAGAAGGGCTGGGTCGACCGCGACCGGGCGATCTTCGAGACGCTGACCGGCATCAAGCGGGCCGGGGCGCGGAACATCCTCACCTACTGGGCCACCGAAGCGGCCCTGAAGCTGCGGTAG
- a CDS encoding PLP-dependent aminotransferase family protein, translated as MTVAAASPSASTSGPVPASASVPAPGPSPAAVAASAPVPVPLPGRAALPALAARVRVTGGSPVRDILAVTARPEVINFAGGLPAPELFDREGVADAFRYALQETPAQALQYATTEGEPVLREQLAARTTARGLPTGADDLLVTTGSQQALSLLATALVDPGDTVLVEAPCYLAALQAFGLAGARIVAVPCDEDGPDPQALAELVVRERPKLFYTVPAFQNPTGRTLSAGRRAALASVAARHGLWIVEDDPYGELRYEGERVDWIAAHPDARDRTVLLGSFSKVMAPGLRLGWLRAPAELRRACAVAKQAADLHTPTVNQLAAARYLTACDLDAHVARVAAVYRERRDALLAGLADALPQGSVWTRPEGGMFVWARLPEAYDTTALLPQVLAQDVAYVPGAPFYAGEPDRATLRLCFVTQTPPEIEEGLRRLGRGLGVLG; from the coding sequence ATGACTGTCGCAGCCGCGTCGCCGAGCGCCTCCACCTCCGGCCCTGTTCCCGCCTCCGCCTCCGTCCCCGCGCCCGGCCCTTCGCCCGCGGCCGTCGCCGCCTCCGCTCCCGTGCCCGTTCCCCTTCCCGGGCGGGCCGCCCTGCCCGCGCTGGCGGCCCGGGTCCGGGTGACCGGCGGTTCGCCCGTGCGGGACATCCTGGCGGTGACCGCCCGTCCCGAGGTGATCAACTTCGCGGGCGGACTGCCCGCTCCCGAGCTGTTCGACCGCGAGGGCGTGGCCGACGCGTTCCGGTACGCGCTCCAGGAGACCCCGGCCCAGGCCCTCCAGTACGCCACCACCGAGGGCGAACCGGTCCTGCGCGAGCAGTTGGCGGCGCGGACCACGGCACGGGGGCTGCCCACGGGCGCCGACGACCTCCTCGTCACCACGGGATCGCAGCAGGCCCTGTCCCTGCTGGCCACGGCACTCGTCGACCCCGGCGACACCGTCCTCGTCGAGGCCCCCTGCTACCTGGCCGCCCTCCAGGCCTTCGGACTGGCGGGAGCGCGGATCGTCGCCGTGCCCTGCGACGAGGACGGCCCCGACCCGCAGGCGCTCGCTGAGCTGGTCGTCCGGGAGCGGCCGAAGCTGTTCTACACCGTCCCCGCCTTCCAGAACCCGACCGGCCGCACGCTCTCCGCCGGGCGCCGCGCGGCCCTCGCGTCCGTCGCCGCCCGGCACGGCCTGTGGATCGTCGAGGACGACCCCTACGGCGAACTCCGCTACGAGGGCGAGCGCGTCGACTGGATCGCCGCCCACCCCGACGCCCGCGACCGTACGGTGCTGCTCGGCTCCTTCTCCAAGGTCATGGCCCCCGGCCTGCGGCTGGGCTGGCTGCGCGCTCCGGCCGAGCTGCGCCGGGCCTGTGCCGTCGCCAAGCAGGCCGCCGACCTGCACACGCCGACCGTCAACCAGCTCGCCGCGGCCCGCTATCTGACCGCCTGTGACCTCGACGCGCACGTGGCCCGGGTGGCCGCCGTGTACCGGGAGCGCCGGGACGCGCTGCTGGCCGGACTGGCGGACGCCCTGCCGCAGGGGTCGGTGTGGACCCGTCCCGAGGGCGGCATGTTCGTCTGGGCCCGCCTCCCCGAGGCGTACGACACCACGGCCCTGCTCCCGCAGGTCCTCGCCCAGGACGTGGCGTACGTCCCCGGCGCCCCCTTCTACGCCGGGGAACCGGACCGCGCGACCCTGCGCCTGTGCTTCGTGACCCAGACCCCGCCCGAGATCGAGGAGGGCCTGCGCAGGCTGGGACGGGGGCTCGGTGTCCTCGGGTAG
- the lysS gene encoding lysine--tRNA ligase, which translates to MPIVALSTETTDWVSRFADEVIEESERRAPGKPVVVASGLSPSGPIHLGNLREVMTPHLVADEIRRRGHQVRHLISWDDYDRFRKVPQGIDGVDGSWAEHIGKPLTSVPAPLGSAYPNWAEHFKAAMVGSLAELGVEFDGISQTAQYTSGVYREQILHAMRHRGDIDAILDQYRTKKAPAKKQQQKPLDEAELEAAEGSGAAGEDDGSSGSAGYFPYKPYCGNCEKDLTTVTSYVDDTTELSYTCTACGFAETVRLNEFNRGKLVWKVDWPMRWAYEGVVFEPSGVDHSSPGSSFQVGGQIVGIFGGKQPIGPMYAFVGISGMAKMSSSKGGVPTAADALKIMEPQLLRWLYARRRPNQSFKIAFDQEIQRLYDEWDKLDAKVAEGTALPADAAAHSRAVGTAAGELPRTARPLPYRTLASVADITAGHEDQALRILSELDPEHPLGSLGEARPRYDRAEAWINTHVPADQRTIVRGEPDAELLKSLDEASRQSLRLLLDGLASHWSLDGLSHLVYGVPKVQAGFSADAGPKELPPEIKTAQRTFFALLYHLLVGRDTGPRLPTLLLAVGQDRVRTLLGD; encoded by the coding sequence GTGCCGATCGTGGCTCTGAGCACCGAGACCACCGACTGGGTCTCCCGTTTCGCGGATGAGGTCATCGAGGAGTCGGAGCGCCGGGCCCCGGGGAAACCGGTCGTCGTCGCCTCCGGACTCTCCCCGTCGGGGCCGATCCACCTGGGCAACCTCCGCGAGGTCATGACCCCGCACCTGGTCGCCGACGAGATCCGCCGGCGCGGCCACCAGGTCCGGCACCTGATCTCCTGGGACGACTACGACCGCTTCCGCAAGGTCCCGCAGGGCATCGACGGTGTCGACGGGTCGTGGGCCGAGCACATCGGCAAGCCGCTGACCTCCGTGCCGGCGCCGCTGGGTTCGGCGTACCCGAACTGGGCCGAGCACTTCAAGGCCGCGATGGTCGGCTCGCTGGCCGAGCTCGGTGTGGAGTTCGACGGGATCAGCCAGACGGCGCAGTACACCTCCGGCGTCTACCGCGAGCAGATCCTGCACGCGATGCGGCACCGCGGTGACATCGACGCGATCCTCGACCAGTACCGCACCAAGAAGGCCCCCGCGAAGAAGCAGCAGCAGAAGCCGCTGGACGAGGCCGAGCTCGAGGCGGCGGAGGGGTCGGGCGCGGCGGGCGAGGACGACGGCTCGTCCGGTTCGGCCGGCTACTTCCCGTACAAGCCCTACTGCGGCAACTGCGAGAAGGACCTCACCACGGTCACCTCCTACGTCGACGACACCACCGAGCTGTCGTACACCTGCACCGCCTGCGGATTCGCCGAGACCGTCCGGCTCAACGAGTTCAACCGCGGCAAGCTGGTCTGGAAGGTCGACTGGCCGATGCGCTGGGCGTACGAGGGCGTCGTCTTCGAGCCGAGCGGCGTCGACCACTCCTCGCCCGGGTCCAGCTTCCAGGTCGGCGGCCAGATCGTCGGGATCTTCGGCGGCAAGCAGCCCATCGGGCCCATGTACGCCTTCGTCGGCATCAGCGGCATGGCCAAGATGTCCTCGTCCAAGGGCGGTGTGCCCACCGCCGCGGACGCGCTGAAGATCATGGAGCCGCAGCTCCTGCGCTGGCTCTACGCCCGCCGGCGTCCCAACCAGTCCTTCAAGATCGCCTTCGACCAGGAGATCCAGCGGCTCTACGACGAGTGGGACAAGCTGGACGCCAAGGTCGCCGAGGGCACGGCCCTCCCGGCCGACGCGGCCGCCCACTCCCGCGCCGTCGGCACGGCCGCCGGCGAGCTGCCGCGCACCGCCCGCCCGCTGCCGTACCGCACGCTGGCCTCCGTCGCCGACATCACCGCCGGACACGAGGACCAGGCGCTGCGGATCCTCTCCGAGCTCGATCCGGAGCACCCGCTCGGCTCCCTCGGCGAGGCCCGTCCGCGCTACGACAGGGCGGAGGCGTGGATCAACACCCATGTCCCTGCTGACCAGCGCACCATCGTGCGCGGCGAGCCCGACGCCGAACTGCTGAAGTCCCTCGACGAGGCCTCCCGGCAGTCCCTGCGGCTCCTGCTCGACGGCCTGGCCTCCCACTGGTCCCTCGACGGCCTGTCCCACCTCGTCTACGGCGTCCCGAAGGTGCAGGCGGGCTTCTCCGCCGACGCGGGCCCCAAGGAGCTGCCGCCGGAGATCAAGACCGCCCAGCGGACGTTCTTCGCCCTGCTCTACCACCTGCTGGTCGGCCGGGACACCGGCCCGCGCCTGCCCACCCTGCTGCTGGCCGTGGGCCAGGACCGGGTGCGGACCCTGCTCGGGGACTAG
- a CDS encoding DUF2637 domain-containing protein translates to MSAPIQLTRMHRVLIGVVVTGAVIIAGIGFAGSYAAVRELAIEKGFGNFSYVFPIGIDAGICVLLALDLLLTWIRIPFPLLRQTAWLLTAATIAFNGAAAWPDPLGTGMHAVIPILFVVAVEAARHAIGRIADITADKHMEGVRITRWLLSPLPTFLLWRRMKLWELRSYDQVIKLEQERLVYQARLRSRFGRAWRRKAPVESLMPLRLARYGVPLAETAPAGLAAAGIEPPVLPAAQVTAAVPQQQLAAADPGIRAVEAAPAAQQARQAQPLRQQPAQAGYAPAPEEEQSPWFQAPHEVAYQGGYDPTYDPSEQYDRWYEEQRQAEQYQDQYLEEPPVQEPSPEETGSFPIPVVPGRSRELGEGGGPPEPDDDAYYQVFRQSIDGSYPTPRVLGDNIQATYGTTMSPSELKNLAERFQQRHTAELEEDHIA, encoded by the coding sequence GTGTCCGCGCCAATACAGCTGACCCGGATGCACCGCGTTCTCATCGGCGTGGTCGTGACCGGCGCCGTGATCATCGCCGGCATCGGCTTCGCCGGTTCGTACGCGGCCGTCCGGGAGCTGGCCATCGAGAAGGGCTTCGGGAACTTCTCGTACGTGTTCCCGATCGGCATCGACGCGGGTATCTGCGTCCTGCTGGCCCTGGACCTGCTGCTGACCTGGATCCGCATCCCGTTCCCGCTGCTGCGGCAGACGGCCTGGCTGCTGACGGCGGCGACGATCGCCTTCAACGGCGCGGCGGCCTGGCCGGACCCGCTGGGCACGGGCATGCACGCGGTGATCCCGATCCTGTTCGTGGTGGCCGTCGAGGCGGCCCGGCACGCGATCGGCCGGATCGCCGACATCACGGCGGACAAGCACATGGAGGGCGTGCGCATCACGCGCTGGCTGCTCTCCCCGCTCCCCACCTTCCTGCTGTGGCGCCGGATGAAGCTGTGGGAGCTGCGCTCCTACGACCAGGTGATCAAGCTGGAGCAGGAACGTCTCGTCTACCAGGCGAGGCTGCGCTCGCGCTTCGGCCGTGCCTGGCGCCGCAAGGCCCCGGTGGAGTCGCTGATGCCGCTGCGGCTGGCCCGCTACGGCGTCCCGCTCGCGGAGACGGCCCCGGCGGGGCTGGCGGCGGCGGGCATAGAGCCGCCCGTGCTCCCCGCGGCCCAGGTGACGGCGGCCGTGCCCCAGCAGCAGCTGGCGGCGGCCGACCCCGGTATCCGGGCCGTCGAGGCGGCTCCCGCGGCGCAGCAGGCCCGGCAGGCGCAGCCGCTGCGGCAGCAGCCGGCGCAGGCCGGCTACGCGCCCGCTCCCGAGGAGGAGCAGAGCCCCTGGTTCCAGGCGCCGCACGAGGTGGCGTACCAGGGGGGCTACGACCCCACGTACGACCCCTCGGAACAGTACGACCGGTGGTACGAGGAGCAGCGGCAGGCCGAGCAGTACCAGGACCAGTACCTGGAGGAGCCGCCCGTCCAGGAGCCCTCCCCGGAGGAGACCGGCTCGTTCCCGATCCCGGTGGTCCCGGGCCGCAGCCGCGAGCTCGGTGAGGGCGGCGGCCCGCCCGAGCCCGACGACGATGCCTACTACCAGGTGTTCCGTCAGTCGATCGACGGCAGCTACCCCACGCCGCGCGTCCTCGGCGACAACATCCAGGCGACCTACGGCACGACCATGAGCCCCAGCGAGCTGAAGAACCTCGCGGAGCGTTTCCAGCAGCGCCACACGGCGGAGCTGGAGGAGGACCACATCGCGTAG
- the argS gene encoding arginine--tRNA ligase, whose amino-acid sequence MAPVTSLSHSVEQHLTSALSATLPEAAGADPLLRRSDRADFQANGILALAKKAKANPRELATQVVSRVVTGDVIKEVEVSGPGFLNVTVTDRAITENLAARYADADRLGVPHAGHPGTTVIDYAQPNVAKEMHVGHLRSAVIGDATVQILEFTGENVVRRHHIGDWGTQFGMLIQYLDEHPHELDHKESRVSGEEAMSNLDRLYKTARKLFDADEEFKTRARRRVVDLQAGDPHTLAIWQKFVDESKIYFYSVFEKLDMEIHDEDIVGESGYNDMLAETCRLLEESGVAVRSDGALCVFFDDVKGPDGKPVPLIVQKSDGGYGYAATDLSAIRDRVFGLKASTLLYVVDARQSLHFKMVFETARRAGWLNDGVKAHQLAFGTVLGKDGKPFKTREGETVKLVDLLDEAVERATAVVGEKRDKVGLTDQEVAENGRYVGIGAVKYADLSTSAVRDYKFDLDQMVSLNGDTSVYLQYAYARIQSILRKAGEARPAAHPELELAPAERALGLHLDQFGETVHEVAAAYEPHKLAAYLYQLASHLTTFYDQCHVLSPDNAPEVVENRLFLVDLTGRTLHRGMALLGIRTPDKL is encoded by the coding sequence ATGGCCCCGGTCACGTCCCTCAGCCACTCCGTCGAACAGCACCTGACGTCCGCCCTCTCGGCCACCCTGCCGGAAGCCGCCGGCGCGGACCCGCTGCTGCGACGAAGCGACCGGGCCGACTTCCAGGCCAACGGCATCCTGGCGCTGGCCAAGAAGGCGAAGGCGAACCCGCGGGAACTGGCGACGCAGGTCGTCTCCCGGGTCGTCACGGGTGACGTGATCAAGGAGGTCGAGGTCTCGGGCCCCGGCTTCCTGAACGTGACGGTCACCGACCGGGCGATCACCGAGAACCTGGCGGCGCGCTACGCGGACGCGGACCGCCTGGGCGTGCCGCACGCCGGGCACCCGGGCACGACGGTCATCGACTACGCCCAGCCGAACGTGGCGAAGGAGATGCACGTCGGTCACCTGCGCTCGGCGGTCATCGGCGACGCGACGGTGCAGATCCTCGAGTTCACCGGCGAGAACGTGGTGCGCCGGCACCACATCGGCGACTGGGGCACCCAGTTCGGCATGCTCATCCAGTACCTGGACGAGCACCCGCACGAGCTGGACCACAAGGAGTCCCGGGTGAGCGGCGAGGAGGCGATGTCGAACCTCGACCGCCTCTACAAGACCGCGCGCAAACTGTTCGACGCGGACGAGGAGTTCAAGACGCGTGCCCGGCGCCGGGTGGTGGACCTCCAGGCGGGCGACCCGCACACGCTCGCGATCTGGCAGAAGTTCGTCGACGAGTCGAAGATCTACTTCTACTCGGTCTTCGAGAAGCTGGACATGGAGATCCACGACGAGGACATCGTCGGCGAGTCGGGTTACAACGACATGCTCGCCGAGACCTGCCGGCTCCTGGAGGAGTCCGGGGTCGCGGTCCGCTCCGACGGCGCCCTCTGCGTCTTCTTCGACGACGTCAAGGGCCCGGACGGCAAACCGGTCCCGCTGATCGTCCAGAAGTCCGACGGCGGCTACGGCTACGCGGCGACCGACCTGTCGGCGATCCGCGACCGGGTCTTCGGCCTCAAGGCGAGCACGCTGCTGTACGTCGTGGACGCCCGCCAGTCGCTGCACTTCAAGATGGTCTTCGAGACGGCGCGCCGGGCCGGCTGGCTGAACGACGGTGTCAAGGCGCACCAGTTGGCGTTCGGCACGGTCCTCGGCAAGGACGGCAAGCCGTTCAAGACCCGTGAGGGCGAGACGGTCAAGCTGGTCGACCTCCTCGACGAGGCGGTGGAGCGCGCGACGGCCGTCGTCGGCGAGAAGCGCGACAAGGTGGGCCTGACCGACCAGGAGGTCGCCGAGAACGGCCGGTACGTGGGCATCGGCGCGGTGAAGTACGCCGACCTGTCGACGTCCGCCGTCCGGGACTACAAGTTCGACCTGGACCAGATGGTCTCGCTGAACGGCGACACGTCGGTCTACCTCCAGTACGCGTACGCCCGGATCCAGTCGATCCTGCGCAAGGCGGGCGAGGCCCGTCCGGCCGCCCACCCGGAGCTGGAACTGGCCCCGGCCGAGCGGGCGCTGGGCCTGCACCTGGACCAGTTCGGCGAGACGGTGCACGAGGTGGCGGCGGCGTACGAGCCGCACAAGCTGGCCGCGTACCTGTACCAGCTGGCCTCGCACCTGACGACGTTCTACGACCAGTGCCACGTGCTGTCCCCGGACAACGCGCCGGAGGTCGTCGAGAACCGGCTGTTCCTGGTCGACCTGACGGGCCGCACGCTCCACCGGGGCATGGCCCTGCTCGGCATCCGGACGCCCGACAAGCTCTGA